The Desulfonatronum lacustre DSM 10312 region CTGTCCAGGCCGCTTCTGCGGTCGGTCTGCTTCCTGCGATCCGTGTCCGGTTTTCGTCGCCCTGCGCCGGTACGCCCGTCCTGTTGTGTCTGCATACTCCCTGCGCCCTCCTTTGATTTCGACCTTCATCAGGAAAAACCCTGTTCCCGGTGTTTTTCGGCAATTGTGTCCGCCATGACATCAATGGCCGCAAACACCTCTTTCGTCGGCAGTCCCTTGCAAAGAACCGGATCGATGACCTCCACCTTGAGGTTGGGGATCATGGCGGAGAGTGTCTCCACCGTTTTGCCGCCCCACCCGTAGGACCCGATGATGGAAAGGTACTTGGCGCGGGGACGCAGGGCGTTGGCCAGAAACGCGGCATACGCGGCCAGGGGGTGAGGACCCGCAAGAACAGTGGGCGTTCCCACGACAATGGTTGCACCGTCCACCAGGGACATGGCCAGCTTGCCGATGTCGGTGACCGTGAGATCATACAGCTCGACCCGCACCCCGTTGTCGACAAGCTTGGTCGTCAGGTGATCGACCATGCGGGCCGTACTTTCATGCATCGACACGTAGGGCAAAACCACAAGATTTTTGGGCGGGGCGAACACCCAGTCCCGCCAGGCGTCCATGATCCATGCCGGGTCGTCATAGATCTGGCCGTGGGAGGGCGCGATCATGTCGATGTCGTACTTTTTCAGCTTTTCCAGATTCTTTCCGATCACGTCGCGAAACGGCATCATGATTTCGGCAAAGTACCGTTTGCCTGCCTCGTGTACACGGCCCTTATCCACCACGAACATGTCGGAGGTGGCGATGTGAGAGCCGAAAAAGTCGCAGGAGAAAAGGATCCGGTCTTCCCGCAGGTAGGTCACCATGGTTTCGGGCCAGTGCACCCAGGGCGTGTAGATAAATTCCAGGGTTTTGGCGCCGAGAGACAGCGTTGCCCCGTCTTCGACCGTGTGAAACGATTCCTCCGGAATATGCAGCAGATCCATGAGCATGCCCCGGGCTTTTGTGGTGCAGACCACCTTGGCATCCGGGTATTTCTCCAGAAGCATCGGAATGGACCCGGAATGATCCTGTTCGGCATGGTGGGACACGATGTAGTCGATTTTGGCTACGTCCGTTATCTGTGAAAGCAGGACATCCGCCATGCAGGGATCCACGCTGTCCAGCAAAGCCGTCTTTTCACTTCCGCAAACCATGTAGGAATTGTACGACGTCCCATCCGGAAGAGGGATCAGGGAATCAAACAGCCGCCGGTTCCAGTCCACCGCGCCGAGCAAAAACACATTGTCTTTCATTCTTCGCCTGTTCATTTTCCACCTGTTTTTTAACCGGTTATTGTCTGTTGCCATTATTTACGGACTGACGAATAAGGACTTCTTCAACACGCGATTTTGGAAATCCAGCAATCCAACGGAGTTTTCCGCAAAAAACAGATTCGTTCTTTTCAACGTCTTGTTCTTGCAAAAATCTAACCGGACAACACAGATATGATTTACTTTACACACTCCCTGTATTCAAAAACAGAAAATGCATCATCCAAATAGCTGCAAAAAGCCTGGAATAAAAATTTTCAAGTGTTGCCCGACTAGTATATTTAATCTTAACGCGGCGAAAGCTGGGCTGGAGAATATCGTTTTGGAAACCCCTCGTCTGTAGGAAAATCACATGGTTAGTGCGAGGAAAAATCACAGGCAACGGGAATAATTCCCGTGCGGAAGTGTTGAAATTAAATAAAAAAGGGGCCGAGGATGAACATCCTCGGCCCCTTTGATCATGAGCAGGCAAGTTCTTTGCCCCTCAATCCCCCTTCCGTCTCTTCCTGCGCTGCTCCACCTTTTCCATTTCCTCCTGGCGCAAGGCCCGCCGCAAAACCTTGCCCACCAAGGTCTTGGGCAATTCGGTCCGGAACTCCACCCGGCGGGGGACTTTGTACTTGGCCAGTTTCTGGGAGCAGAACTCGATGATTTCCGATTGTTCGATCACTTCGCCGTCCTTGGGCACGATGAAGGCCTTGACGATTTCCCCACGGGTGGGATGCGGGATGCCCACGGCCACGGCTTCCTTGACCTTGGGGTGCTCATAGAGCACCTCGTCCACATCCCGAGGATAGACGTTGTAGCCTCCGGTGATGATCAGGTCCTTCTTACGGTCCACGATGAAGCAGAAGCCGTCCTCGTCCATGTAGGCGATGTCCCCGGTGTACAGCCAGGTATTACGGATGGTGGAAGCGGTCTCGTCGGCCCGGTTCCAGTAGCCCTGCATGACCTGTGGCCCCCGGACCACCATCTCGCCCAGCTTGCCCACGGGTACGGGTACGGCCCCCCCTTCCATGTCCACGATGCCCGCTTCGGTACCGGGCAGGGGAATCCCGATGGAGCCGGGCTTGTGCTTGCCGTCCAGGGGGTTGAGGTGGGTCACCGGCGAGGCTTCGGTCAGGCCGTAGCCTTCGATGATCTCGGCTCCGGTCAATTTCTGGAATTTCTGCATGACTTCCACGGGCAGCGGCGCGGAGCCGGAAATACAGTAGTCGATGGAAGACAGCTTGAACCGGCCGAGATTCTTGTGCTGGACCATGGCCACGAAAATTGCCGGAACCGCCGGAAAAATCGTGGGTTTGTACTTCTGGATGGCCTTGAGCAGGTCCGGAACCACCAGCCTCGGAAAGGGGATAATGGTCGCGCCCAGTCCCACGGCGAAATTCATGCAGACCGTCAGGCCGAAAATATGAAAAAACGGCAACACGGCCAGCAGGGTGTGCCGGGACTTCGTGAGCCTGGGCAGCATGGCCAGACACTGCTGGACATTGGCGGTCAGGTTGGCATGGGACAGCATCACTCCCTTGGGCACGCCGGTGGTCCCGCCGGTGTACTGGAGCATGGCCAGATGGTTGCGCGGATCGTCGACGACCTGGCTATAGACCTCCCGACCTTTGACGATCTCTTTCCACGGAAGTATCGCCCCGTCATCGTAAGGCACGTCCTTGCCCATGCCCTGTTTCCAGGCCTTGAGCTTGTAGAGCTGGCGCAGGGGAAAGCCCAGGGCGTCGGCGATGCTGGCGACGATGATCTTTTTCAGGTGCACCCGCCGTCGCAACCCCGCGACCTTGGACCAGAGCAGATCCAGGGTGACCAGAAATTCCGCCGAGCTGTCCGATATCTGGTCTTGCAGCTCGTTTTCCATGTACAGAGGATTCATCATCACCACCACGCCCCCGGCCTTGAGGATGGCGAAGTAGGTGATCAGGGTCTGGGGCAGGTTCGGAAGAAGCACAGCGATCCGTGTCCCGGAGGTCAGGCCCAGCCGTCGCAGATTCGCGGCCATGACCCCGGTCAAACGATCGAACTCGGCGTAGGTTATGGACCAATTCTGAAAAACAATGGCCTTGCGCTGGGGATTCTTCCGGGCCGACCGGGCCAGCAGGTCATGGATGGCCATGGCTTCCGGCTCAAACGGGGAAGGAACTTCGGGGTCATAGAATTTTCGCCAGGGGCTTGGAACGTCGATCATGGTCACCTCGAGGCAATGGGGGTTGGTTAGCTGTTGGCGAGCTGCACGGGCAGCATCATGATGAAGGCACTGCCGCCGTCGGGTACGGATTCGGCCCTGATCAGGCCATGGTAGTGCTCAATGATGCTTCTACAAAGGGCAAGACCCAGACCGGTTTCCCGGGGAATCGTCATCCAGGATGCATCCCGGCTTTCCGCCGAGGGCTGGTGAAAGGGTTGGAACACTGCCTCCAGGTTCTCCGCGGCGATCCCGACACCCGTATCCTGAACCTGAATCCGGATAGTCTCGTCCACGAAATCGGAGGCAAGGGTCACGCAACCGGACGGCGTGAAGCGAACGCCGTTGGAAAGCAGATTGACCAGGACCTGGATCAGTCTGTCCCGGTCCATCCGGAGAATCGGCAAGGCGTCCGGCACGTTCACCTCCAGGCGCACCTCCGGCTTGGCGTCGTAGAGAGGCTGAACCTGTCGGACCGCTTCGGAGACGGCGTCCGACACGGCCACGTCCTGGTCGTGCCACTCCATGCGTCCGCTTTGAATCCGATGC contains the following coding sequences:
- a CDS encoding FprA family A-type flavoprotein, giving the protein MKDNVFLLGAVDWNRRLFDSLIPLPDGTSYNSYMVCGSEKTALLDSVDPCMADVLLSQITDVAKIDYIVSHHAEQDHSGSIPMLLEKYPDAKVVCTTKARGMLMDLLHIPEESFHTVEDGATLSLGAKTLEFIYTPWVHWPETMVTYLREDRILFSCDFFGSHIATSDMFVVDKGRVHEAGKRYFAEIMMPFRDVIGKNLEKLKKYDIDMIAPSHGQIYDDPAWIMDAWRDWVFAPPKNLVVLPYVSMHESTARMVDHLTTKLVDNGVRVELYDLTVTDIGKLAMSLVDGATIVVGTPTVLAGPHPLAAYAAFLANALRPRAKYLSIIGSYGWGGKTVETLSAMIPNLKVEVIDPVLCKGLPTKEVFAAIDVMADTIAEKHREQGFS
- a CDS encoding long-chain-fatty-acid--CoA ligase, whose product is MIDVPSPWRKFYDPEVPSPFEPEAMAIHDLLARSARKNPQRKAIVFQNWSITYAEFDRLTGVMAANLRRLGLTSGTRIAVLLPNLPQTLITYFAILKAGGVVVMMNPLYMENELQDQISDSSAEFLVTLDLLWSKVAGLRRRVHLKKIIVASIADALGFPLRQLYKLKAWKQGMGKDVPYDDGAILPWKEIVKGREVYSQVVDDPRNHLAMLQYTGGTTGVPKGVMLSHANLTANVQQCLAMLPRLTKSRHTLLAVLPFFHIFGLTVCMNFAVGLGATIIPFPRLVVPDLLKAIQKYKPTIFPAVPAIFVAMVQHKNLGRFKLSSIDYCISGSAPLPVEVMQKFQKLTGAEIIEGYGLTEASPVTHLNPLDGKHKPGSIGIPLPGTEAGIVDMEGGAVPVPVGKLGEMVVRGPQVMQGYWNRADETASTIRNTWLYTGDIAYMDEDGFCFIVDRKKDLIITGGYNVYPRDVDEVLYEHPKVKEAVAVGIPHPTRGEIVKAFIVPKDGEVIEQSEIIEFCSQKLAKYKVPRRVEFRTELPKTLVGKVLRRALRQEEMEKVEQRRKRRKGD
- a CDS encoding sensor histidine kinase — encoded protein: MKPCSCSADSPGSQNLVRDDVSSGHSGDPEASEAFWAAVCHELRTPLTSLLGFSALGKKGFERHFLPLAEDEKIRERGRKILRNLSMIEQAGWRLSRLVGDVQDLHRIQSGRMEWHDQDVAVSDAVSEAVRQVQPLYDAKPEVRLEVNVPDALPILRMDRDRLIQVLVNLLSNGVRFTPSGCVTLASDFVDETIRIQVQDTGVGIAAENLEAVFQPFHQPSAESRDASWMTIPRETGLGLALCRSIIEHYHGLIRAESVPDGGSAFIMMLPVQLANS